DNA from Vulpes vulpes isolate BD-2025 chromosome 9, VulVul3, whole genome shotgun sequence:
GGAAAAATTAGTTTGTTTCAAAAACAATTGGCTCTGAGGCTCccgagtggttcagtcagttgagtgcctgactcttgatttcagttcaggtcatgatctcagggctgtgatactgagccccacatcctgctctgtacttagcagggagtcttagcagggaattctctctctcttcctccctccctccttgcccccacccccacttgtggtctctctctctttctgtctcaaataaataaataaaatatttaaaaaaaaaaaaaagaaaagaaaagaaaactggtcAAAGAAAAGTCTTCAAAGAGGTTTAGCCAAGTGGTTTCCTTTGAGAAGTTTCCAGAGGGCTTCCTTCAGATCTCGGTTCCGAAGGCTATATATGAAGGGGTTCAGCATGGGGGTGACCATGGTGTACATCACTGTGGTTGCTATGTCCTTCTGGGTGGTGTGTGTGGATGCAGGGTTGAAGTAGACCCCAATAATGGTCCCATAGAAGAGAGCAACAACACAAAGGTGAGAGCTACAGGTGGAGAATGCTTTCCACTTCCCCTGTGCTGAGGGCACCTTCCACACAGCCATAGCAATAGGTGTATAAGAGGCCATGATGCACACAAAAGGGATCAGAACAACTGAGCCCCCAAAGACCAACACCAGCATCTCATTGACTTGGGTATTGGAGCAGGAGAGCTTGATCAAGGCATTGAGGTCACAGAAAAAGTGTGGGATCCTATTGGTGCAAAAGGACAAGTGGGTCATCAGGATAGTATGGACCATGGAGATGAGGTTTGCTGAGATCCAGGGGACTGCCACCAGCAAGGCACAACGAAGGACACTCATGATTGTGATGTAGCGTAGTGGGCAACAGATGGCTAGATAGCGGTCATAAGCCATGGTGGAAAGAAGGATGCTGTCAGCTGCCCCAAAGGTAATGAAGAAATACATCTGGGTCAGGCAAGCCTTGGAGGAGATGGTGCTGTGCCCACATAGGTGGTTCACCAACATCTTGGGGATGGTGGTGGAGGCAAAGCAGATGTCAAGAAGAGGCAGGTtgctgaggaagaagtacatggggctGTGGAGGTGAGGGTCCAAGAGGATGGCCAGAATGCTGAGCAGATTCCCCATGCACCCAATCAGATACAGGCTGAAAGACAGACCAAAGAACACCTGCTGCTGCAATGGCTGCTCAGAGAGGCCAAGGAGGATAAATTCAAAGATCCGGGTCTGATTGTCCATGTCCAGGCAGTATTAAAGGCAAAAACAAGGGCATCAACTGTGAGTGGACTCCTGGAGAAGAAATGGATCATTGCATTATTGTTCTTCTCACCCACCCCTCATGGTGCATCCCactaacctccctgagcctcaggttccttatCTGTTTCATGGGACTGATCGTTCTAACCTCTTAGGATCATTACAAggattaagtgagaaaaaaatgtataagggTCTTATATCCATACCTGGCATGTAATATGgacaattatttttatcagtGGGAACTTCTAGTGATGCTATCAAAATAAAGAGCgaagggcactgaggtgggcacttgacaggatgaacactgggtgttattctgtatgttggcaaattgaacgccaataaaaaataaatttataaaaaaaataaagagcgaTATATGTTAGTTAGCTTGATTGTGGCCATTATTTCATAGTGAGTGCATATATCAAAGCACCAAGTTGTACACCGtaattattatatacatttttatctgCCAGTCATACCTCAGGAGTGATGGGGGTAGGGAGAAATAAAGCCTGTAAATAGGCTTAATATTTccaggatctttttaaaaaaaaataaaaataaataatagtgattaAGGGCATCCACTCTGAACCCAGACAGCCTGGGGTTAAATCTCAGTTCTGcaacttattagctgtgtgacttaggcaatttatttaacctctctgtgccttagtattctcatctgtaaagatTACTAATAATAGTAACTGCTCCACAGAGTTGTTGAGAAGATGTAATGGGTTAATATGCAAAATGATGAACCTTATGAATTTTTCTGAGAGTTAAGTTCTCTTAATGGCTGAGAGCAAGGGCTCTGGGTTCCAACAGACGCTGTTTGAAAAACTACCCCTGACATTCATTGGCTGTGTGAGCCAGTGACAGACACTCCCAAAGCCTCAGGTTCTTGGGAGGGTTAAATGAGACAATTAATGCGATACTCtataaaagtttcatttaaagACACCACTTTGCAATGACATGTATCTTTTATATCAGCCTCCTTGTCAAGCTGTATAAGCATGGCACAGATTCATTATATCTTGGTGTAGGTTATTTCCAAAGGGAgctaatttcattcattttatgtttcttaacATCAATCTTAATTTGTCCACAAATCCTGGCCCCATGTCCCAGGTGGTGCTTGCATTACCCCGACCGTGGCTTCCACCAGACAGCCCACTGACTCTAAGTCCTTTTAGGCTAAATTATACTGCAGCAATATCCATGCCCAAATCATGGTGGTCGACAGCAATGAAGGCTTATTTCTCTCTCGGGCTACATGCCCATCACGGGTTTGCTCTGGCTGTGCTCCATGATGAATTCAGTCTAGGGCTCAGGCAGATGGATGAACCTTTGAGTCTGGGACACTGCCAGTTATCACAGCAATGGAAAAAGTGAATTGTAGGCTGGCTCCTAAGAGCCTCTACCAGGAAACAGCCTTCTCTCACCTCCACGCACATTTTAACGGCCAAGTCTGGTGTCAAGGGGGTGGAGAGGTAGAAATTTCACCCAGGGAGCAACAGTACATACTTGTGAACAACAATAGACGCTCCAAACCTTTCCATTCATCTTCTACTGAAGGCTGAGGAAGGGAGTGAATATCTGGggggttttgtggggtttttttggggggggattgTATCTCTGACCACCACCACCCTTACCCTGCAATCCACATACCATATGACATGGTATACTCAGGGTACATCtgtgatatgaaaatatctgtaATACAAGTGGCAGGTGTCTTAGTGCATGGGCAAGAGTAGAGGTCTCCACTGTCTTCCATACTTACATTTTTCATTCGATGAATTAAATTCATTCTGAATTTCTGGCTCAGCACCCACCTTTTTTCAAATTCCTGCCTGATTATCCTGTTGTTTCCTGGACATCATTCTCAGACACTCCCAGGCCCTCTAGTCTCACAAGGTCTGAAATGGCATCTCTCCGCCAGAGTTGCTGAGGTTGGCCCTGGGAGTCATGCATTGCACCATTCTACAGAGCACATAACCTGCACAACTGGGCATTGAGGCCTGGGCACTGCAGTCCACTCCTGTCTTGCCTCTCACTTCCCAACAGTTCCaaatttatggatttttaaacaTCGTCTTCATCTCTTGGACAGAAGCAGAAAATTCATTCCCAGAGCAAGCATTCCAACGCAGGTCACTGTGGACTCCCCATGGCCACTCTTGCCATCCCCCATGCAGTCCTGCAAAAAGTGACTCCCTGATAATGTAGGTGGGGATCCAATCCAACTTCACTTTTCCATGGCTCACCACTGTTCCTCTCATTCCCAGACCTCAATTTCCATCTTCCTGGTTTTATCTCTGCCTTAGAGCCATTGCACCTGTTGTTCCTCCTGCCTACAAGCCTCTGCCCCAACTTTGCATTACCTTTATGTCTGCAAGGATCCCTTTCTCGCTCATCTGTCTATTGGTCAAACCCAGGAATTCTCAACTTGGGCtctactgacatttggggccagataatttttTATGGTGGGGACCTCCATATGTTTTATTGCAGGACTTTGAGCATCACCCCTGGCCAGTAACACCCTCTCACCCCCAGCTGCAATAAGGCCCCTTGGGAAGGAATTGAAATTGCCTCCCATTGAGGATTACTGATTTAGGTTGAACCCCCTGCTCTCTCCTCCTATAGGACCTACCCAAATCGACTTTGAGTGGGACAATGATATTTATTTGATGGAAATGCACATTTGAGCTAATCACTTGACACATACCACCCCCACTGAACCCTCAGCTAGTGCATGGGGCAGGCAGCTGAGACTTTGCACCTCACTCCTGCGTGGAGATAGAATTCACCCTAGGCTCTGGCTCTGGTGCCCACTCTCTTAACCAGCTCACACCCTGTCCACCCATGAGGCTGTGACACCAAGCACTCTAAGCTCTGGCAGGGAACACTGAGCAGACATTCCCTCAATGTCTGAGAAGTTCCAGGGAGAGATCTTCCTTGAGACCACTCCCTTGCAGCTTGTCTTCCTGACACACTTACTTGACAGGTGGCTACTGTACCCCTGGCAGATTCCAGACCTCTCAGCCCCTGGGTGTTGTGTTTCCAGGGGATAGGAGCTGCTGCTACCTCAACTTTGTCTTGTGGCTGTGGCGGAGGAGCATGTTTTCTCTGGGCACAAAACAGAACCACCACCACAGTTTATACCAGACTCTCTGACCCCCTGAGGCATAATCCCCAGAGAACCTTGTTGGAGGGAACACAATTAGCTCATCTTCCCTAGTGTGCCTCTGAGTCTAGCACCCTTGCAGGAAAGAAGTTTGTCCTGAGAACATTGACTTCCTTCAGACTCATCACTCTTGGTTGACAGAGGGATAATGTGGTACTCAATATTTCCATGATGaagcttttaaatatattagtaCCAATAACGGTTATAAGGTATTAAGTATTCATTATGCAGATAGAGCTGTGCTAAGTATGCAATATTCTATGATTCTCACCATAGTGAGTGCCTGCAAGACTACCTAATCTGCACATATACACACCTAATATATGTCTTCAtgcccattttaattttttagttcttAAAGTCATTTAATGTTTAtatgatattttctaaatatttctttgtcaggacgcctgtgtggctcagtggacGCCtgtgccttcggttcagggcaggATCAgtggacgcctgtgtggctcaggacgcctgtgtggctcagtggacgcctgtgccttcggctcagggcaggatcccaggatccaggattgagtcccacatcaggctctttgcagagagcctgcttctcctctgcctgtgtctctgcctctctctctctctctctctctctctgtgtgtgtgtatctcatgaataaataaatataatctttaaaaaatatattaatttgtcTATCAGTTTgctcttcatttataaaatacaatctCTATACTGATTTGCAGTGCAGAAAACTTGGTACACACTTCTAAGTTCTAAAGGTTGTGCAGATGCTTTAGTGTCTCTGTGAAAACAATGATATCATGTATGATATCAATGACAGAGTTGTATCTTCCAAATTTtaatgttcttctttctcagtgtTTTATGGGATGCTTTTTTGGGGGTGTCTCACTGCCTTGTCTAGGGCCCCCAGAATAATGTTGAAAAGAAATCCATAACTATGGAAACCCATATATTGCTCTGGAGCTAAAATGGAATGTTCTCAATACTACACAGTGAAGTATAATGGTTTTAGTAGGACTTTATGTAGATACTGTTTTTAGGTTCAGACATTTCTGTTCTACAAGTTTGCTGAGTTTCTTTTTGATCATGTTTATCTTATATGAATTCTTGTGAATTGCATTgattaagtttaaaatttatgtagaatGTTCCTC
Protein-coding regions in this window:
- the LOC112912853 gene encoding olfactory receptor 1M1-like; protein product: MDNQTRIFEFILLGLSEQPLQQQVFFGLSFSLYLIGCMGNLLSILAILLDPHLHSPMYFFLSNLPLLDICFASTTIPKMLVNHLCGHSTISSKACLTQMYFFITFGAADSILLSTMAYDRYLAICCPLRYITIMSVLRCALLVAVPWISANLISMVHTILMTHLSFCTNRIPHFFCDLNALIKLSCSNTQVNEMLVLVFGGSVVLIPFVCIMASYTPIAMAVWKVPSAQGKWKAFSTCSSHLCVVALFYGTIIGVYFNPASTHTTQKDIATTVMYTMVTPMLNPFIYSLRNRDLKEALWKLLKGNHLAKPL